The following proteins are encoded in a genomic region of Sesamum indicum cultivar Zhongzhi No. 13 linkage group LG8, S_indicum_v1.0, whole genome shotgun sequence:
- the LOC105169618 gene encoding TLD domain-containing protein 2, with the protein MHAVKNRVYDKITGFFSDSQSSDETLDQESEARSYAKDANSLTSVLSFILPSASFDWFSPNPNTNEVKSNEAQSFECSSESSSWKDNPLDRCTETTSKYELKENKQSDEDNGEHGLKMSLNHNQESFGGHLENVEPGSRTSSSGSSDVFEDTYTPRTFQKSMSCLGDESLFISPDLYEFFEACLPNIVKGCQWVLLYSTARHGISLQTLLRRSSGLTGPCLLITGDRQGAVFGGLLDCPLKPTAKRKYQGTYQSFVFTTIYGEPRLFRPTGANRYFYLCVNDLLALGGGANFALCLKEDLLSGSSGPCETFGNMCLAHDEEFELKNVELWGFTHASQYLS; encoded by the exons ATGCATGCCGTCAAAAACAGGGTTTACGATAAGATTACAGGATTCTTTTCTGATTCGCAATCATCTGATGAGACGCTAGATCAAGAATCTGAG GCCAGGTCATATGCTAAAGATGCAAACTCGCTGACTTCTGTACTGTCCTTCATTCTCCCCTCAGCTAGTTTTGATTGGTTCAGTCCAAATCCCAACACTAATGAGGTCAAATCTAACGAAGCTCAATCATTTGAATGTAGTAGTGAAAGTTCATCATGGAAAGATAACCCCTTGGATAGGTGTACAGAAACAACTAGCAAGTATGAgctcaaagaaaataaacaatcaGATGAAGACAATGGTGAACATGGGTTGAAAATGAGCCTGAATCACAATCAAGAATCATTTGGCGGCCACTTAGAAAATGTAGAACCTGGCTCCAGGACAAGCTCTAGTGGCAGCTCTGATGTGTTTGAAGACACCTATActccacgtacttttcagaaGTCTATGTCCTGCCTGGGGGATGaatctcttttcatttctccAGATTTGTATGAATTCTTTGAGGCATGCCTTCCTAATATAGTAAAAGGTTGCCAATGGGTCCTGTTGTACAG TACGGCAAGACATGGTATATCACTTCAGACGCTTCTCCGGAGAAGTTCTGGTCTTACTGGGCCTTGTCTATTG ATTACTGGTGATAGACAAGGTGCTGTATTTGGTGGATTACTTGATTGCCCTCTGAAGCCTACTGCAAAAAGGAAATATCAA GGAACATATCAGAGCTTTGTTTTCACAACTATATATGGTGAACCAAGGCTATTTAGGCCAACCG GAGCCAATAGATACTTCTACTTGTGCGTGAACGACTTGCTTGCTCTTGGAGGAGGTGCAAACTTTGCTTTATGCTTGAAAGAAGATCT GTTATCTGGGTCAAGTGGCCCTTGTGAAACATTTGGCAACATGTGTTTAGCTCATGATGAAGAGTTTGAATTAAAGAATGTAGAG CTGTGGGGTTTTACACACGCATCTCAGTACCTTAGCTGA